One region of Faecalibacter bovis genomic DNA includes:
- a CDS encoding M16 family metallopeptidase produces the protein MKTKILTLAFAFFAISLQAQQVIPMPKPGPAPTINIGKPNEFKLENGLTVIVVENHKLPRVSATLTIDNPPFALGAKKGTESLLSEMLGTGTKNISKEEFNERIEFLGANVRLWESGASASSLKKYFTEVFGFMADGALNPNFTEAEFEAVKARYIEGLKSDEKSVESAAARVRDILIYGKNHPFAEYDTQEQIEKITLADVQEYYNKYYKPNNAYLIVVGDITTKEVKKLSKKLFKNWKAGDLNITALPAVAEVKKTQVDIIDMPNAVQSVVGLGYPVNLTKNDPDYYAVQVASSILGGDFNSKLNMNLREANGWTYGARGGVNDSRYVGTFTTNATVRNDVTDGAVKETLKEVRSMTTDKIDAKQLEDVKAKFLGNFILTLERPQTIANQALTTKTNKLSPSFYSDYIKNINAVTVDDVLRVSKKYFRPDQAKIIVTGKAEQIGDGLEALGYPVTYYDKYGNKTAKPAPSAKKSDKTVQQVTDAYIAAVGGKEKVAKIFTLKQTGAVEIQGMKGEYVNYAKTPNKTSVVMKIMGMEIVQTFDGEKAFAKQGANKAEVTDGLPQLKITNTLFLPLSEGYKSAEIQGEVTENGKKYTKVYVKDLRRTDYYDVATGLLAKSEITQDTPMGQMNMVTTFDAYKEFEGLKFPTILSNEVGPQKVNVTVDKVEVNKNVSDADFK, from the coding sequence ATGAAAACGAAAATATTAACTCTTGCTTTTGCATTTTTTGCAATTTCGTTACAAGCACAACAAGTTATTCCAATGCCAAAACCAGGTCCAGCACCTACAATTAACATTGGAAAACCAAACGAATTTAAATTAGAGAACGGATTAACAGTTATCGTAGTAGAAAATCACAAATTACCACGTGTATCTGCAACGTTAACTATCGATAATCCACCTTTTGCTTTAGGAGCGAAAAAAGGTACAGAATCTCTTTTAAGTGAAATGTTAGGTACAGGAACTAAAAACATTTCTAAAGAAGAATTTAATGAGCGTATTGAATTTTTAGGTGCGAATGTTAGATTATGGGAAAGTGGAGCTTCTGCTAGTTCATTAAAAAAATATTTCACGGAAGTTTTCGGTTTTATGGCTGATGGAGCTTTAAATCCAAATTTTACTGAAGCAGAATTTGAAGCTGTAAAAGCACGTTATATTGAAGGTTTAAAATCTGATGAAAAATCAGTTGAATCTGCTGCTGCGCGTGTTCGTGATATTTTAATCTACGGTAAAAATCATCCGTTTGCTGAATACGATACACAAGAGCAAATTGAGAAAATTACTTTAGCTGACGTTCAAGAATATTATAATAAATACTACAAACCAAATAATGCATATTTAATTGTAGTAGGTGATATTACGACGAAAGAAGTTAAAAAATTATCTAAAAAATTATTCAAAAACTGGAAAGCTGGAGATTTAAACATTACTGCATTACCAGCTGTTGCAGAAGTTAAGAAAACACAGGTTGATATTATCGATATGCCAAATGCAGTACAATCTGTAGTTGGATTAGGATATCCTGTTAATTTAACTAAAAACGATCCAGATTACTACGCAGTTCAGGTAGCTTCATCTATTTTAGGAGGAGATTTCAATTCGAAACTGAACATGAATTTACGTGAAGCGAATGGTTGGACTTACGGTGCTCGTGGTGGTGTTAATGATTCACGTTACGTAGGTACTTTCACAACAAACGCAACTGTACGTAATGATGTGACGGATGGAGCTGTAAAAGAAACATTGAAAGAAGTTCGTTCAATGACAACAGATAAAATTGATGCAAAACAATTAGAAGATGTTAAAGCGAAATTTTTAGGAAACTTTATCTTAACATTAGAGCGTCCACAAACAATCGCTAATCAAGCATTAACAACTAAGACAAATAAATTATCTCCGTCGTTCTATTCAGATTATATTAAGAATATTAATGCGGTTACAGTTGATGATGTTTTACGAGTTTCTAAAAAATATTTCCGTCCAGATCAAGCCAAAATTATTGTTACAGGAAAAGCTGAACAAATTGGAGATGGACTAGAAGCATTAGGTTACCCTGTTACATATTACGATAAATATGGAAATAAGACAGCTAAACCAGCTCCTTCAGCTAAAAAATCAGATAAAACGGTTCAACAAGTTACTGATGCTTACATAGCTGCTGTTGGTGGAAAAGAAAAAGTTGCTAAAATTTTTACTTTAAAACAAACAGGTGCTGTCGAAATCCAAGGAATGAAAGGAGAATATGTAAATTATGCAAAAACTCCTAACAAAACTTCTGTTGTTATGAAAATCATGGGAATGGAAATTGTTCAAACATTTGATGGAGAGAAGGCATTTGCTAAACAAGGTGCTAACAAAGCTGAGGTTACAGATGGTTTACCTCAATTAAAAATCACAAACACGTTATTTTTACCTTTATCAGAAGGATATAAATCGGCCGAAATTCAAGGTGAAGTAACTGAAAATGGTAAAAAGTACACAAAAGTTTATGTAAAAGATTTACGTCGTACAGATTATTATGATGTTGCAACTGGATTATTAGCAAAGTCTGAAATTACTCAGGATACACCAATGGGACAGATGAATATGGTAACAACTTTTGATGCGTACAAAGAATTTGAAGGATTAAAATTCCCAACAATTTTATCAAACGAAGTTGGTCCACAAAAAGTCAATGTAACAGTGGATAAAGTGGAAGTAAACAAAAACGTTTCTGACGCTGATTTTAAATAA
- the menA gene encoding 1,4-dihydroxy-2-naphthoate octaprenyltransferase → MKKWILAARLRTLPLSLSGLILAGFIAKFQGYYQHDIFFLSLLTTLAFQVLSNFANDYGDGVKGTDDNREGEQRAVASGLISQKEMKTAIGIMVVFSLICIAALLYVSFIPNHIDYLVIFVGLGVASILAAMFYTMGKKPYGYIGLGDLFVFIFFGLIAVLGGEFLYSKSFNWWNVLPAASMGFWSMAVLNLNNMRDVENDVKNNKITVASKLGFEKSKIYQLVLMTLPFILSSIYVLNLPGKEGKLSVLMFLILIFLANSVRREIYKVKEPKEYDQFLKPVSMMALFFAILLGYGLIGFGFIDTLIQ, encoded by the coding sequence ATGAAAAAATGGATTCTTGCCGCGCGTTTGCGTACCTTACCACTTTCTTTAAGTGGTTTAATTTTAGCAGGTTTTATTGCGAAATTCCAAGGTTATTATCAACACGATATATTCTTTTTATCGCTTTTAACGACATTAGCATTTCAGGTTTTATCTAATTTTGCGAATGATTACGGAGATGGCGTAAAAGGGACTGATGACAATAGAGAAGGAGAGCAGAGAGCAGTTGCTTCTGGATTAATTTCGCAGAAAGAAATGAAAACAGCAATAGGTATTATGGTTGTGTTTTCATTGATCTGTATCGCTGCTTTGTTATACGTTTCCTTTATCCCAAATCATATCGACTATTTGGTTATTTTTGTTGGTTTGGGTGTAGCATCTATTTTAGCTGCAATGTTCTATACAATGGGTAAAAAACCTTACGGCTACATTGGTTTAGGAGATTTGTTTGTATTTATCTTCTTTGGATTAATTGCAGTTTTAGGAGGAGAATTTCTTTATTCAAAATCTTTTAATTGGTGGAATGTTTTACCAGCAGCATCAATGGGATTTTGGAGTATGGCAGTTCTTAACCTGAATAATATGAGAGATGTAGAGAATGATGTAAAGAATAATAAAATTACAGTAGCTTCAAAATTAGGATTTGAAAAAAGTAAAATCTATCAATTAGTTTTGATGACTTTACCATTTATTTTATCATCAATTTACGTGTTAAATTTGCCAGGTAAAGAAGGAAAGTTATCAGTTTTAATGTTTTTGATATTAATTTTCTTAGCGAATTCGGTACGTCGTGAAATTTATAAGGTGAAAGAACCAAAAGAATATGATCAATTTTTAAAACCTGTATCAATGATGGCTTTATTTTTCGCCATTTTATTAGGTTATGGATTAATTGGTTTTGGTTTTATCGACACTTTAATTCAATAA
- a CDS encoding proline dehydrogenase family protein, translated as MSLFDNTEHAFSSKSDAELKKAHYLFQLIGSPSLTNLGTLFFKLPFAVNLPLVKPAIRETIYKQFVGGETAEQGVKVAKDLYKYGVSSILDYSVEGQTEESEFDHVKDVMLHLVALAKNNPEIPFVVFKPTAFGRIELFEKVGKKQDLTEDEQKRWQNVRSRFDVVCKAGFDADVNIMVDAEETWMQDAADDLTDEMMVKYNVNRPVIWNTLQMYRHDRLAYLKQMFEKADREGYYLGYKVVRGAYMEKERERAQAEGYPSPIQPNKEASDRDYNAALRFIVDNHTRFGLFAGSHNEYSCELLIKLMNEKGISAKNPNFWFGQLFGMSDNISFNIAHLGYNIAKYLPYGPIKEVMPYLIRRAQENTSVAGQTGRELGLIKKELERRKNSK; from the coding sequence ATGTCTTTATTTGACAATACTGAACACGCGTTCAGCTCTAAATCAGATGCTGAATTAAAAAAAGCGCATTACCTATTTCAATTAATCGGAAGTCCTTCCCTAACGAATTTAGGTACGTTATTTTTTAAGTTACCATTTGCAGTTAATTTACCTTTAGTAAAACCTGCAATTCGCGAAACGATTTATAAACAATTTGTAGGTGGTGAAACTGCCGAACAAGGGGTTAAAGTTGCTAAAGATTTATATAAATACGGTGTAAGTTCTATCCTTGATTATTCTGTAGAAGGACAAACTGAGGAAAGTGAATTTGATCACGTAAAAGATGTAATGTTACACTTAGTTGCTTTAGCTAAAAATAATCCAGAAATTCCTTTTGTTGTATTTAAACCTACTGCTTTTGGAAGAATTGAATTATTTGAAAAAGTTGGTAAAAAACAAGATTTAACTGAAGACGAACAAAAGCGTTGGCAAAATGTTCGCTCTCGTTTTGATGTGGTTTGTAAAGCAGGTTTTGATGCTGATGTTAACATCATGGTTGATGCTGAGGAAACTTGGATGCAAGATGCAGCAGATGATTTAACTGATGAAATGATGGTGAAATACAATGTAAACCGTCCAGTAATTTGGAATACTTTGCAAATGTACCGTCATGATCGTTTAGCTTATTTAAAACAAATGTTTGAAAAAGCTGACCGTGAAGGATATTACTTAGGTTATAAAGTTGTTCGTGGGGCTTATATGGAAAAAGAGCGTGAACGTGCACAAGCAGAAGGTTATCCATCGCCAATTCAACCAAACAAAGAAGCTTCAGATCGTGATTATAATGCAGCTTTACGTTTTATTGTAGATAATCATACAAGATTCGGTTTATTTGCTGGTTCTCACAACGAATATTCTTGTGAGTTATTAATTAAATTAATGAATGAAAAAGGTATTTCGGCTAAAAATCCAAATTTCTGGTTTGGACAATTATTCGGAATGAGTGATAATATCTCTTTTAATATTGCACATTTAGGTTACAATATTGCGAAATATTTACCTTACGGTCCAATTAAAGAAGTAATGCCTTATTTAATTCGTCGTGCACAAGAAAATACTTCGGTAGCAGGACAAACAGGACGTGAATTAGGTTTAATTAAAAAAGAATTAGAGCGTCGTAAAAACTCGAAATAA
- a CDS encoding 1,4-dihydroxy-2-naphthoyl-CoA synthase, producing the protein MATINWQTVKEYEDITFKKCDGVMRIAFNRPEVRNAFRPKTVFELLDAFQLAEEDREVGVILLTGEGPSAKDGGWAFCSGGDQRVRGAKGYEGQDGVGRLNILEVQRLIRFSTKVVVAVVNGWAVGGGHSLHVVCDMTLASKEHAIFKQTDADVASFDGGYGSAYLAKQVGQKRAREIFFLGLNYSAQEAYDMGMVNLVVPHDELEQVAFDWAQEILTKSPTAIKMLKYAFNLVDDGLVGQQIFAGETTRFAYGTEEAVEGRNAFLEKRPRDFSKFR; encoded by the coding sequence ATGGCTACAATAAACTGGCAAACTGTAAAAGAATACGAGGATATCACGTTCAAAAAATGTGATGGTGTAATGCGTATTGCTTTCAATCGTCCGGAAGTTAGAAATGCTTTCCGTCCAAAAACTGTTTTCGAATTATTAGATGCTTTTCAATTAGCAGAAGAAGACCGTGAAGTTGGTGTAATCTTATTAACTGGTGAAGGACCATCGGCAAAAGATGGTGGTTGGGCATTTTGTTCTGGTGGAGACCAACGTGTTCGTGGAGCAAAAGGTTACGAAGGGCAAGACGGTGTAGGTCGTTTAAATATTTTAGAAGTTCAACGTTTAATTCGTTTCTCAACGAAAGTTGTCGTAGCGGTTGTTAATGGTTGGGCAGTTGGTGGAGGTCACTCATTACATGTGGTTTGTGATATGACATTAGCATCTAAAGAACACGCAATTTTCAAACAAACGGATGCGGATGTTGCTTCGTTTGATGGTGGATACGGTTCTGCTTATTTAGCAAAACAAGTAGGTCAAAAACGTGCGCGTGAGATTTTCTTTTTAGGATTAAATTATTCTGCTCAAGAAGCGTATGATATGGGAATGGTGAATTTAGTTGTTCCTCACGACGAATTAGAGCAAGTTGCTTTTGATTGGGCTCAAGAAATTTTAACTAAATCGCCAACAGCGATTAAAATGTTGAAATATGCGTTTAATTTAGTAGACGATGGTTTAGTTGGACAACAAATTTTCGCTGGAGAAACAACTCGTTTCGCTTACGGAACCGAAGAAGCTGTGGAAGGTCGTAACGCTTTTTTAGAGAAACGTCCAAGAGACTTTTCTAAATTCCGTTAA
- a CDS encoding P-loop NTPase family protein, giving the protein MEPLENLGKRICIIGLSAGGKSTLAQALSKKLKIKVFHLDQIAHIPFTNWKEQDPEIFTVKHQQILLNNQEWIIEGNYNRLMQERFSQATTIIWLDFSKWGSVFRYIKRTLKNNPYRPGKLEGSEDLINFDHIHYTLFTAPKNREIYKKLTEESNAKIIRLNSFKELKKIYKHWEL; this is encoded by the coding sequence ATGGAACCTCTTGAAAATTTAGGTAAACGGATTTGCATCATTGGATTAAGTGCTGGCGGAAAATCAACCTTAGCTCAAGCTTTAAGTAAAAAATTAAAAATAAAAGTTTTTCATCTAGATCAAATAGCACATATTCCATTCACAAATTGGAAAGAACAAGATCCTGAAATATTCACAGTAAAACATCAGCAAATTTTATTAAATAATCAGGAATGGATTATTGAAGGAAATTATAATAGATTGATGCAAGAACGATTTAGCCAGGCTACAACAATTATTTGGTTAGACTTTAGTAAATGGGGTTCGGTATTTCGTTATATAAAAAGAACGCTAAAAAATAATCCTTATCGTCCCGGGAAATTAGAAGGATCTGAAGATTTAATCAATTTTGATCACATTCATTACACCTTATTTACTGCGCCAAAAAACAGAGAAATCTACAAAAAACTTACTGAAGAATCTAATGCGAAGATAATTAGATTAAATTCATTCAAAGAATTGAAGAAAATTTACAAACATTGGGAATTGTAA
- a CDS encoding MFS transporter, whose protein sequence is MNLDQKVSSVWKNKEFIPFIFLRFSLIFALFIQSTSVAYEIFKVTQKEIYLGLIGLFEFAPILLTAFYAGQLVDKLDKRKILMICISCYMVTSFVLMFVNLESVRESVGIPVYLGVCYFAFFILGLTRAFSGPSLFALLALVVKKENYEKAIPLSSSAFMIGSVLGPLAGGLILAQFGIEAALITAFAIMCISMVMIVLISSKPPEISEAESSESALKRIKEGLKFIWATPIILAVLSLDMFAVFFGGAESLLPAFVEKVLKQGPETFGFLRSAHGIGSLIMMFFLSSLPLLRDNVGPKLLGAVALFGLCIISFGLTKNVYLCFAILLFAGAFDAVSMVIRQSILQIKTPENLKGRVSSVNSIFVSSSNELGALESGIAATFLGLVPAIIFGGSMTIITVVIIALLIKPIRNVELN, encoded by the coding sequence ATGAACCTAGATCAGAAAGTTTCTTCCGTTTGGAAAAACAAGGAATTTATACCCTTTATTTTTTTACGTTTCTCTTTGATATTTGCCTTATTTATTCAAAGTACTTCGGTAGCTTACGAAATTTTTAAAGTCACGCAAAAGGAAATTTATTTGGGATTAATTGGATTGTTTGAATTTGCTCCAATTTTGCTGACAGCATTTTATGCAGGGCAATTGGTTGATAAATTAGACAAAAGAAAAATCTTAATGATTTGTATTTCATGTTACATGGTAACTTCTTTTGTTTTGATGTTTGTAAACTTAGAATCTGTACGAGAATCAGTCGGAATTCCAGTTTATTTGGGAGTTTGTTATTTTGCATTTTTTATTTTAGGATTAACACGCGCATTTAGTGGACCATCCTTATTTGCCTTATTAGCGTTAGTTGTAAAAAAAGAAAATTACGAAAAAGCAATTCCATTATCTTCATCAGCTTTTATGATTGGTTCAGTTTTAGGACCGTTAGCAGGCGGATTAATATTAGCACAATTTGGTATTGAAGCTGCTTTAATTACTGCTTTCGCGATCATGTGTATTTCGATGGTAATGATTGTATTAATTTCATCTAAACCACCAGAAATTTCCGAAGCCGAATCATCAGAATCAGCCTTAAAACGTATCAAAGAAGGTTTGAAATTTATTTGGGCAACTCCTATAATTTTGGCTGTATTAAGTTTGGATATGTTTGCGGTTTTCTTTGGAGGAGCCGAATCACTATTACCTGCTTTCGTAGAAAAAGTTTTAAAACAAGGGCCAGAAACGTTTGGATTTTTACGATCAGCGCACGGAATTGGATCTTTAATTATGATGTTTTTCCTTTCTTCATTACCGTTATTAAGAGACAATGTTGGACCAAAATTATTAGGTGCAGTTGCATTATTTGGTTTATGTATTATCAGTTTCGGATTGACTAAAAATGTATATTTATGTTTTGCAATTTTATTGTTTGCAGGTGCTTTTGATGCAGTTTCAATGGTGATTCGTCAAAGTATTTTACAAATTAAAACACCAGAAAATTTAAAAGGTCGTGTTTCTTCTGTTAATTCTATTTTTGTCAGTTCATCCAACGAATTAGGTGCTTTAGAAAGTGGTATAGCCGCTACATTTTTAGGATTAGTTCCAGCCATTATTTTTGGCGGATCAATGACAATCATTACAGTTGTTATAATTGCTCTTTTAATTAAACCAATACGCAATGTTGAATTAAATTAG
- a CDS encoding GH25 family lysozyme, giving the protein MPKKSTKKNQEKKIPYKLIFFGIITFVFIAFNYHYRHGINYWWKVAERKLKGENGDNNIKLVKYDIRNIEVMDRYYLKTFGLDVSQYQGEINWSEMNMIYDIYPINFVYIRSTMGAINTDNRFDENWEGAKQNDFIRGAYHFYRPDENSTAQAQNFIQNVELESGDLPPVLDIETMPRTQSMERLVEGLKNWCTIIEDHYGIQPIIYTSDKYYEDFLRSHFEGYTIWIANYNFFVEEMKPHWNFWQFTEKGQIKGTKEKVDINIYNGTVDDLKGLTL; this is encoded by the coding sequence ATGCCTAAAAAGTCGACAAAGAAAAATCAAGAAAAAAAAATTCCGTATAAATTAATATTTTTCGGAATTATAACTTTTGTATTCATTGCTTTTAATTATCATTATCGACATGGAATTAACTATTGGTGGAAAGTTGCCGAACGTAAACTAAAAGGCGAAAACGGAGATAATAATATAAAATTAGTAAAGTACGATATTCGCAATATCGAAGTGATGGATCGTTATTATTTGAAGACTTTCGGACTAGACGTTTCTCAGTACCAAGGGGAAATCAATTGGTCTGAAATGAACATGATTTACGATATTTATCCTATAAATTTCGTTTATATACGTTCTACAATGGGTGCAATCAATACGGATAACCGATTTGACGAAAATTGGGAAGGTGCCAAACAAAATGATTTTATTCGTGGCGCTTATCACTTTTATCGTCCGGATGAAAATTCAACAGCTCAAGCTCAAAATTTTATTCAGAATGTAGAATTAGAATCTGGCGATTTACCTCCAGTTTTAGATATAGAAACTATGCCTCGTACACAATCGATGGAACGTTTGGTTGAAGGTTTAAAAAATTGGTGTACGATAATCGAAGATCATTATGGTATTCAGCCTATCATTTACACTTCCGACAAATATTACGAAGATTTTTTACGTTCCCATTTTGAAGGTTATACCATTTGGATTGCTAATTATAATTTCTTTGTCGAAGAAATGAAACCTCATTGGAATTTTTGGCAATTTACCGAGAAAGGACAAATTAAAGGAACTAAAGAAAAGGTTGATATTAATATTTACAACGGAACTGTTGATGATTTAAAGGGATTGACTTTGTAA
- a CDS encoding metal-dependent hydrolase, whose amino-acid sequence MKVQYLGHASLLIEANGKSIVVDPFITPNELAKNIDFANLKADYIVITHAHQDHVYDVEELAKRTGALIISNAEIAGYYDAKGFNTHGMNTGGVYEFDFGKIKSTIAFHSSSFADGTYGGDPNGYIIEAEGKRIYIAGDTALTYEMKLIPEMVGEINLAVLPIGDNFTMGAKDASIAAEFVQATKILGYHFDTFPPIKIDKGIAKSIFFNKNIELVLLEIGEDLTV is encoded by the coding sequence ATGAAAGTACAATACTTAGGACACGCTTCCCTATTAATCGAAGCGAATGGAAAATCTATTGTAGTTGATCCATTTATTACACCAAACGAGTTAGCAAAAAACATTGATTTTGCGAATTTAAAAGCAGATTATATCGTAATTACACATGCTCATCAAGATCATGTATATGATGTTGAAGAATTGGCAAAAAGAACAGGAGCTTTAATTATTTCCAATGCAGAAATTGCTGGTTACTACGATGCAAAAGGTTTCAATACACATGGAATGAATACGGGTGGAGTTTATGAATTTGATTTTGGTAAGATAAAATCAACTATCGCATTTCATTCTTCTTCTTTTGCTGATGGAACTTACGGTGGTGATCCAAACGGATACATTATCGAAGCGGAAGGGAAACGCATTTATATTGCCGGAGATACTGCATTAACGTATGAAATGAAGTTGATTCCGGAAATGGTTGGAGAAATTAATTTAGCTGTTTTACCAATTGGTGATAATTTTACAATGGGTGCGAAAGATGCTTCTATTGCGGCTGAATTTGTACAAGCAACAAAAATATTAGGTTATCACTTTGATACTTTTCCTCCAATCAAAATTGATAAAGGAATTGCAAAATCAATTTTCTTTAATAAAAATATCGAATTAGTTTTATTAGAAATCGGAGAAGACTTAACAGTGTAA
- a CDS encoding type B 50S ribosomal protein L31: protein MKKDIHPTNYRLVAFKDMSNEDVFISRSTADTKDTIEIEGVEYPLFKLEISSTSHPFYTGKSKLVDTAGRIDKFKTKYAKRAK, encoded by the coding sequence ATGAAAAAAGATATCCACCCAACTAATTACCGTTTAGTAGCATTCAAAGATATGTCTAACGAAGATGTATTCATCTCTAGATCTACAGCTGATACAAAAGACACTATCGAAATCGAAGGAGTAGAGTACCCATTATTTAAATTAGAGATCTCTTCAACTTCTCACCCTTTCTACACAGGTAAATCTAAATTAGTTGATACTGCAGGACGTATCGACAAATTCAAAACAAAATACGCTAAAAGAGCTAAATAA